A genomic region of Zea mays cultivar B73 chromosome 6, Zm-B73-REFERENCE-NAM-5.0, whole genome shotgun sequence contains the following coding sequences:
- the LOC103630744 gene encoding cell wall protein AWA1-like, with protein sequence MSGGGAGGKGAAAPVPPGSRKLVQGLKEIVNRPEAEIYAALRECGMDPDETVSRLLSQDTFQEVKSKRDKKKEIKEVPETRYRSANSSTNRGLRSGVDRGGRNNSMHSSSTDNMTSRPPGSGTASGTSSQRQTVASPSANKHMVADGPAASLQSSSGFQHGGWSGTPGQLSMADIVKMGRPQGKTSIKPVVTADRGYAGQYPSLPSTNQNLKQSGSMVPPTELDKGLQPAQDSVQVKDHDHSTADSKLPYGTDWSPQDGPTFANQSSLPEPSGDPSLYEASFQSSTLVTDVVNSHENSHLDENDTFAMGPAPASERHLDPSDGISEYNDVILNNSSSYQPHNYSYTEQQEVEDSSADVSAAAANFQSLSLHNDELAAKKSAEDNPAVIIPDHLQVTNTECVKLSFGSFGSGAFSGLLPQNTTDSNVEFPAREESAPVDQIDARNQDYYESGAVTSPADENLEAMLGANMENVDAPSVSQANELRQDVLDPSELQYDVPSVPSHAYSNTDTLQPSTIEEPQGNNQAHTLSHLSNLMQANPLSTSSLLGSNQNHATLHGLEFDLPPYLGAKYNAGSTTNPRPPISMQQEALKAGVFSNAQSTQSLPSTSIQTGLPLPQQLAHHPYSQPTLPITHFPNMVGYPYLPQNYATYLSSGTFQQAYPSSGPFHQSAAAALLASGMKYSTPEYKNNLSATGLQQQHQPQPQPLSSVISGYGGFGSSSNIQGNFTLSQSTGSASALGFDEALSRQYKNTSQYMALQQGDNSGMWVHGSGSRAASTLPPNHFYGYQGQSQLGGFARAQQPQPSQFGGHGYPTVYQSQGQEHPQNLAEGSLNGFQVTPSQPSHPSWQHQHTY encoded by the exons ATGAGCGGCGGCGGAGCTGGAGGGAAGGGGGCGGCGGCGCCTGTTCCGCCCGGGTCGAGGAAGCTGGTGCAGGGCCTTAAGGAGATCGTGAACCGCCCCGAGGCGGAGATCTACGCCGCACTGCGCGAGTGCGGCATGGACCCCGACGAGACGGTCAGCCGCCTCCTCTCCCAAG ATACTTTCCAAGAGGTAAAGAGCAAGCGCGACAAGAAGAAAGAG ATTAAAGAGGTTCCTGAGACAAGATATCGATCAGCAAATAGTTCTACTAATCGAGGCCTTAGAAGTGGTGTAGATCGTGGTGGACGGAACAATTCTATGCACTCCAGCTCTACTG ATAACATGACCTCAAGGCCACCAGGGTCTGGTACTGCATCAGGTACTTCCAGTCAGAGGCAAACAGTTGCAAG TCCTTCTGCAAACAAACATATGGTTGCTGATGGACCAGCTGCATCATTGCAATCATCGTCTGGGTTTCAGCATGGTGGTTGGTCTGGGACACCTGGTCAGTTGTCGATGGCTGACATTGTGAAAATGGGCCGGCCTCAGGGAAAGACTTCTATCAAACCTGTGGTCACAGCTGACAGAGGTTATGCTGGACAGTACCCATCTTTGCCAAGCACAAACCAGAATCTGAAACAATCTGGAAGCATGGTTCCCCCAACAGAGCTTGACAAGGGGTTACAACCTGCCCAAGATTCGGTTCAGGTTAAGGATCATGATCATTCTACTGCTGACAGCAAGCTCCCATATGGTACTGACTGGTCTCCACAAGATGGCCCGACATTTGCGAACCAATCTTCCCTTCCTGAGCCATCTGGTGATCCGTCCTTGTATGAGGCATCGTTTCAGTCATCTACATTGGTTACTGATGTAGTTAATTCACATGAAAATTCACACTTGGATGAAAACGACACCTTTGCAATGGGACCAGCACCTGCCTCTGAGAGACACCTGGATCCTAGTGACGGTATTTCTGAGTACAATGATGTAATATTGAACAACTCAAGTTCCTATCAGCCTCATAATTACTCTTACACAGAACAACAAGAAG TTGAGGATTCCAGTGCTGAtgtatcagcagcagcagcaaactTCCAGAGTTTAAGCCTACATAATGATGAGTTAGCTGCAAAAAAGTCTGCAGAAGATAACCCTGCAGTGATAATTCCTGACCACTTGCAAGTTACAAATACAGAATGTGTCAAGTTGAGCTTTGGCAGTTTTGGATCTGGTGCATTTTCTGGGTTACTCCCACAAAATACCACTGATAGCAATGTGGAATTCCCTGCTCGAGAGGAATCTGCACCAGTAGATCAAATAGATGCCAG GAATCAAGATTACTATGAAAGTGGTGCTGTAACTTCACCAGCAGACGAAAATCTTGAGGCCATGCTTGGAGCTAACATGGAGAATGTAGATGCGCCTTCTGTTTCACAGGCTAATGAGCTCAGGCAGGACGTACTTGATCCTTCTGAACTTCAATATGACGTCCCATCAGTTCCAAGTCATGCTTATTCAAACACGGACACTTTACAGCCTAGCACAATTGAGGAGCCACAAGGAAACAACCAAGCACATACTCTTTCCCATTTGTCAAACTTAATG CAAGCAAATCCTTTGAGCACCAGCAGCCTATTGGGGTCAAATCAAAATCATGCAACTCTTCATGGCTTAGAGTTTGATTTACCGCCTTATCTGGGAGCAAAATATAACGCAGGCTCAACTACAAATCCTAGACCACCCATATCCATGCAGCAGGAG GCACTGAAAGCAGGGGTTTTCTCCAACGCCCAGTCTACACAGAGTCTTCCAAGTACTAGCATTCAGACGGGGCTTCCTCTGCCACAGCAATTAGCACATCACCCTTACTCTCAGCCAACTTTACCAATCACACATTTTCCAAATATGGTTGGGTATCCGTATTTGCCACAAAACTATGCTACTTACCTATCTTCAGGCACCTTCCAGCAAGCATACCCGAGTAGCGGACCATTCCATcagtctgctgctgctgctttgCTGGCATCTGGTATGAAGTACTCGACTCCAGAGTATAAGAACAACCTGTCTGCCACAGGCTTACAACAGCAACATCAGCCACAACCACAACCACTTTCATCAGTCATCTCTGGTTATGGAGGCTTTGGAAGCTCAAGTAATATACAAGGAAATTTTACCCTTAGTCAGAGTACCGGCTCTGCATCAGCTCTTGGGTTTGATGAAGCATTGAGCAGACAGTACAAAAACACCAGTCAATACATGGCTCTCCAGCAG GGCGACAACTCTGGAATGTGGGTTCATGGCTCTGGTTCAAGAGCGGCCTCGACGCTTCCGCCTAACCACTTCTATGGTTACCAGGGACAGAGTCAGCTGGGTGGCTTTGCTCGGGCGCAGCAGCCACAGCCTTCCCAATTTGGAGGCCATGGGTACCCAACTGTCTACCAGTCTCAGGGACAGGAGCACCCCCAGAACCTTGCTGAGGGCAGCCTGAACGGCTTCCAGGTCACACCGTCTCAGCCATCTCATCCGAGCTGGCAGCATCAGCACACGTACTGA
- the LOC103630744 gene encoding cell wall protein AWA1-like isoform X1 — MHSSSTDNMTSRPPGSGTASGTSSQRQTVASPSANKHMVADGPAASLQSSSGFQHGGWSGTPGQLSMADIVKMGRPQGKTSIKPVVTADRGYAGQYPSLPSTNQNLKQSGSMVPPTELDKGLQPAQDSVQVKDHDHSTADSKLPYGTDWSPQDGPTFANQSSLPEPSGDPSLYEASFQSSTLVTDVVNSHENSHLDENDTFAMGPAPASERHLDPSDGISEYNDVILNNSSSYQPHNYSYTEQQEVEDSSADVSAAAANFQSLSLHNDELAAKKSAEDNPAVIIPDHLQVTNTECVKLSFGSFGSGAFSGLLPQNTTDSNVEFPAREESAPVDQIDARNQDYYESGAVTSPADENLEAMLGANMENVDAPSVSQANELRQDVLDPSELQYDVPSVPSHAYSNTDTLQPSTIEEPQGNNQAHTLSHLSNLMQANPLSTSSLLGSNQNHATLHGLEFDLPPYLGAKYNAGSTTNPRPPISMQQEALKAGVFSNAQSTQSLPSTSIQTGLPLPQQLAHHPYSQPTLPITHFPNMVGYPYLPQNYATYLSSGTFQQAYPSSGPFHQSAAAALLASGMKYSTPEYKNNLSATGLQQQHQPQPQPLSSVISGYGGFGSSSNIQGNFTLSQSTGSASALGFDEALSRQYKNTSQYMALQQGDNSGMWVHGSGSRAASTLPPNHFYGYQGQSQLGGFARAQQPQPSQFGGHGYPTVYQSQGQEHPQNLAEGSLNGFQVTPSQPSHPSWQHQHTY; from the exons ATGCACTCCAGCTCTACTG ATAACATGACCTCAAGGCCACCAGGGTCTGGTACTGCATCAGGTACTTCCAGTCAGAGGCAAACAGTTGCAAG TCCTTCTGCAAACAAACATATGGTTGCTGATGGACCAGCTGCATCATTGCAATCATCGTCTGGGTTTCAGCATGGTGGTTGGTCTGGGACACCTGGTCAGTTGTCGATGGCTGACATTGTGAAAATGGGCCGGCCTCAGGGAAAGACTTCTATCAAACCTGTGGTCACAGCTGACAGAGGTTATGCTGGACAGTACCCATCTTTGCCAAGCACAAACCAGAATCTGAAACAATCTGGAAGCATGGTTCCCCCAACAGAGCTTGACAAGGGGTTACAACCTGCCCAAGATTCGGTTCAGGTTAAGGATCATGATCATTCTACTGCTGACAGCAAGCTCCCATATGGTACTGACTGGTCTCCACAAGATGGCCCGACATTTGCGAACCAATCTTCCCTTCCTGAGCCATCTGGTGATCCGTCCTTGTATGAGGCATCGTTTCAGTCATCTACATTGGTTACTGATGTAGTTAATTCACATGAAAATTCACACTTGGATGAAAACGACACCTTTGCAATGGGACCAGCACCTGCCTCTGAGAGACACCTGGATCCTAGTGACGGTATTTCTGAGTACAATGATGTAATATTGAACAACTCAAGTTCCTATCAGCCTCATAATTACTCTTACACAGAACAACAAGAAG TTGAGGATTCCAGTGCTGAtgtatcagcagcagcagcaaactTCCAGAGTTTAAGCCTACATAATGATGAGTTAGCTGCAAAAAAGTCTGCAGAAGATAACCCTGCAGTGATAATTCCTGACCACTTGCAAGTTACAAATACAGAATGTGTCAAGTTGAGCTTTGGCAGTTTTGGATCTGGTGCATTTTCTGGGTTACTCCCACAAAATACCACTGATAGCAATGTGGAATTCCCTGCTCGAGAGGAATCTGCACCAGTAGATCAAATAGATGCCAG GAATCAAGATTACTATGAAAGTGGTGCTGTAACTTCACCAGCAGACGAAAATCTTGAGGCCATGCTTGGAGCTAACATGGAGAATGTAGATGCGCCTTCTGTTTCACAGGCTAATGAGCTCAGGCAGGACGTACTTGATCCTTCTGAACTTCAATATGACGTCCCATCAGTTCCAAGTCATGCTTATTCAAACACGGACACTTTACAGCCTAGCACAATTGAGGAGCCACAAGGAAACAACCAAGCACATACTCTTTCCCATTTGTCAAACTTAATG CAAGCAAATCCTTTGAGCACCAGCAGCCTATTGGGGTCAAATCAAAATCATGCAACTCTTCATGGCTTAGAGTTTGATTTACCGCCTTATCTGGGAGCAAAATATAACGCAGGCTCAACTACAAATCCTAGACCACCCATATCCATGCAGCAGGAG GCACTGAAAGCAGGGGTTTTCTCCAACGCCCAGTCTACACAGAGTCTTCCAAGTACTAGCATTCAGACGGGGCTTCCTCTGCCACAGCAATTAGCACATCACCCTTACTCTCAGCCAACTTTACCAATCACACATTTTCCAAATATGGTTGGGTATCCGTATTTGCCACAAAACTATGCTACTTACCTATCTTCAGGCACCTTCCAGCAAGCATACCCGAGTAGCGGACCATTCCATcagtctgctgctgctgctttgCTGGCATCTGGTATGAAGTACTCGACTCCAGAGTATAAGAACAACCTGTCTGCCACAGGCTTACAACAGCAACATCAGCCACAACCACAACCACTTTCATCAGTCATCTCTGGTTATGGAGGCTTTGGAAGCTCAAGTAATATACAAGGAAATTTTACCCTTAGTCAGAGTACCGGCTCTGCATCAGCTCTTGGGTTTGATGAAGCATTGAGCAGACAGTACAAAAACACCAGTCAATACATGGCTCTCCAGCAG GGCGACAACTCTGGAATGTGGGTTCATGGCTCTGGTTCAAGAGCGGCCTCGACGCTTCCGCCTAACCACTTCTATGGTTACCAGGGACAGAGTCAGCTGGGTGGCTTTGCTCGGGCGCAGCAGCCACAGCCTTCCCAATTTGGAGGCCATGGGTACCCAACTGTCTACCAGTCTCAGGGACAGGAGCACCCCCAGAACCTTGCTGAGGGCAGCCTGAACGGCTTCCAGGTCACACCGTCTCAGCCATCTCATCCGAGCTGGCAGCATCAGCACACGTACTGA